Genomic DNA from Melopsittacus undulatus isolate bMelUnd1 chromosome 2, bMelUnd1.mat.Z, whole genome shotgun sequence:
ATCTTGTTCTAAGAGGCAACTGAGAGTAAGCACAGATCATGgagagaaaacagcaatttGATTCAAGCGTGCTCTGCCGATGTTTTCCCCCTCCCTGTACCAAGTGTTGCTAAGCTCTAATGTTATCTGATGTTCAAAGCTATCTGTAGGCACACTAACCCTTTGTTCCACAGGGCAGCTGAGTTATTTCTATTGAGAAAGAACAAACTGATGCTAGATAGCCTTGGTGACTTAAAAAACATCACCAATATAAAGAGTAAATCCCTCTCTAAACCAATTTTTATCTATGgcacagagaaagggaaaaagcacaACCTCATCAGGCTGCAGTTCTTGTGTTGGTGCAGATACTCCCATCGGCTGCAAATGGAAGATTTCACCACAAACTTAAACCAGCAGACCAACAAGTCCTCAGCAGAACTTCTAGcgtattttctgtgaaaaaaatcttACCACTGAGCACATGTCCAATAAAGGAGGaatatgtatgtgcatgcacTTCATAGATGACCCCCCGCCTTctacagacagggacacctctccTTTCCATACTGTCCTGCTGTATGCATCAGGTACTGTAATCAGGACCAAAACAAATGTGAAAAGAGGCtttgtgaaaattaaaacctttgAAAAATCAATGAAGCTATCTGTTTAACACCATAAGTACTAAAGATGATTTGGCCAGCTAATATTACAAATGCATcttaaagtattaaaaataaggtGTAATTTAGAATAGTAGCGTGCCTTTCTGTGAATAACCCCCGAGACTATGTAAACTTcttaaagaaagagagagacaagCAGTTGTGATATCCTTCGTCCCTTATATAGTTAAATGCAAATTCTCCTTTACAGTCATATTCCTGATATCTCCCTGCATACACAGCTGATACGCCACCTACTGCAAAGCTGAGCTGACAGTCAGAGCAATGCTAGCAGCATTTCCCTTCCAACATCGTGCCGGAGCTGAATAAAGGtgctttttttaaactaaaaagaaaaatcttttttttcaagctgacaagaaCAAAGCAAGATAGCTGCCTTTTTGTCCTTGCTTTGAgaatggagagaaaaataagcagaagagaaaatgaatgcgaagaaaaacacagcaacTCCGAAGGCTCTGAGCAAGACAAGGACTATAAAACATCTCTGATTACTCTGAATGTTGGTGGCTATCTATACATCACACAAAAACAGACATTGACCAAGTATCCAGATTCTTTTCTGGAAGGGATCATAAATGGTAAAATAATGTGCCCATTTGATGCAGATGGTCATTACTTCATAGACAGAGATGGGCTTCTTTTCAGACACATTCTCAACTTCCTACGAAATGGAGAACTTCTTCTACCAGAAGGATTTCGAGAAAATCAACTTTTGGCACAAGAAGCAGATTTTTTCCAGCTTAAAGTACTCTCGGATGCAGTGAAATCAAGGTGGGAGAAGGAACAGCTAGCAACTCGGGAGACTACTTTCCTGGAAATAACTGACAGCCACGACCGTTCACAAGGACTCAGAATCTTTTGTAATGCTCCTGATTtcattgcaaaaataaaatccagaatTGTACTGGTGTCTAAAAGCAGGCTGGATGGATTTCCAGAGGAGTTTTCTGTATCTTCAAATATTATTCAATTCAAGTACTTCATAAAGTCTGAGAACGGTACACGGCTGGTACTGAAGGAGGACAACACCTTTGTTTGCACCCTGGAAACTCTTAAGTTTGAGGCTATAATGACAGCTTTAAAATGTGGATTCAGATTGCTGACCAGTCTGGATTGTTCAAAAGGGTCAATTGTTCACAGTGATGCACTTCATTTTATCAAGTAACCACAAAATCAAAGGAAACAAGCATGCAGCCAGTAAGCCTCCGTGACCTGCAGTCTCCTGGCATCACGATTATGTATCTAACTAGCCTTGTACCACAGAGCTGGCTGCTGATCAATTGCTGTGAGCTAATGGTATGTAAATCTCACAATGACATTCATCTCTGGCTTACttaagctgaaagaaaattttatgtctgaatttaataaaaattattgctAAACATTGTAAACACAGACTGAATGCTTTATGCTGTTTGTAATAGATGTTTTCTGGATGCTGTCTTACAACCAGAGAGTCTAGCTGAATCTTTGTGTACTTGGGTGAT
This window encodes:
- the KCTD4 gene encoding BTB/POZ domain-containing protein KCTD4 produces the protein MERKISRRENECEEKHSNSEGSEQDKDYKTSLITLNVGGYLYITQKQTLTKYPDSFLEGIINGKIMCPFDADGHYFIDRDGLLFRHILNFLRNGELLLPEGFRENQLLAQEADFFQLKVLSDAVKSRWEKEQLATRETTFLEITDSHDRSQGLRIFCNAPDFIAKIKSRIVLVSKSRLDGFPEEFSVSSNIIQFKYFIKSENGTRLVLKEDNTFVCTLETLKFEAIMTALKCGFRLLTSLDCSKGSIVHSDALHFIK